The following coding sequences lie in one Vanacampus margaritifer isolate UIUO_Vmar chromosome 16, RoL_Vmar_1.0, whole genome shotgun sequence genomic window:
- the pcyox1l gene encoding prenylcysteine oxidase 1-like isoform X1: MRRLPGVLGPLLPALVALSSAAAESAHVDGAPPSKIAVVGAGIGGSATAHFLRQHFGPEVQLDVYEKGEVGGRLATVTVNRNEYESGGSIIHALNLHMHDFVQQLGLKQRRGVSGKTAVFDGTSVIAEETDWYLLDLLRLWWRYGISFIRLQMWLEEIMEKFIRIYKYQAHGYAFSSVEELLESLGGSGFVNMTRRPLSDSLLELGVSQRFIDEVVAAVIRLNYGQNVSVPAFVGAVSLASSHSNLWAVEGGNKLVCEGLLKLANVNLKRARVTSVRPLHSGPSRVFPAGGTLRYELSQAGEAEERHSSAYDMVVVAAPLRVGGDDEGISFPDLAASVAPGEGEWQGTVATLVHGYLNTSLFGFPDARLFPYAGVLTTDAPALFFNSVAGVHPVNVPPGFRRKRAHEAAVYKVFSPDVLSKEQLKTLFRSYYSAQATEWQAYPRYGSADGSALPPVELRPHLYYLNGIEWAGSAMEMSAVAAKNVALLAYHRWNGRGLKVDRKDLLRAIKTEL; the protein is encoded by the exons ATGCGGCGTCTGCCCGGTGTCCTCGGACCGTTGCTCCCCGCCCTGGTGGCCCTCTCGTCGGCTGCCGCTGAGTCCGCTCATGTGGATGGAGCTCCGCCCTCCAAAATAG CGGTGGTGGGCGCAGGCATCGGGGGCAGCGCCACGGCGCACTTCCTGCGGCAGCACTTCGGGCCGGAGGTGCAGCTGGACGTGTACGAAAAGGGCGAGGTGGGCGGCCGCTTGGCCACCGTCACCGTTAACCGGAATGAGTACGAGTCGGGCGGCTCCATCATACACGCGCTCAACCTGCACATGCACGACTTCGTCCAACAGCTCG gTCTGAAGCAGCGTCGCGGCGTGTCAGGCAAGACGGCGGTGTTCGACGGCACGTCGGTGATCGCGGAGGAGACGGACTGGTACCTGCTGGACCTCCTGCGCCTGTGGTGGCGCTATGGCATCAGTTTCATCCGCCTGCAGATGTGGTTGGAGGAGATCATGGAGAAGTTCATCAG GATCTACAAGTACCAGGCCCACGGTTACGCCTTCAGCTCGGTGGAGGAGCTGCTGGAGTCGCTGGGCGGGAGCGGCTTCGTCAACATGACGCGCAGGCCGCTCTCTGATTCGCTGCTGGAGCTGGGCGTGTCCCAGCGCTTCATCGATGAGGTGGTTGCGGCCGTCATCAGGCTCAACTACGGCCAGAACGTCAGCGTGCCCGCCTTTGTAG GCGCGGTGTCGCTGGCGAGCTCCCATTCCAACCTTTGGGCGGTGGAAGGCGGCAACAAGCTGGTTTGCGAGGGCTTGCTCAAGTTAGCCAACGTCAACCTCAAGCGCGCACGTGTCACCTCCGTGCGACCTCTCCATTCAG GTCCCTCCCGCGTTTTCCCCGCAGGCGGCACACTTCGGTATGAGCTAAGCCAGGCGGGCGAGGCAGAAGAGCGGCACTCGTCGGCGTATGACATGGTGGTGGTGGCGGCGCCGCTGCGAGTGGGCGGCGATGACGAGGGCATCTCCTTCCCGGACTTGGCGGCGTCCGTGGCGCCCGGCGAGGGCGAGTGGCAGGGCACGGTGGCCACGCTGGTGCACGGCTACCTCAACACGTCGCTCTTCGGTTTCCCGGATGCGCGGCTCTTCCCGTACGCCGGCGTGCTGACCACGGACGCGCCGGCGCTCTTCTTCAACAGCGTGGCCGGCGTTCATCCCGTCAATGTGCCGCCAGGCTTCCGCCGCAAGCGAGCACACGAAGCCGCCGTCTACAAGGTCTTCTCGCCAGACGTGCTCAGCAAAGAGCAGCTGAAGACGCTATTCAG ATCGTACTACTCGGCGCAGGCGACGGAGTGGCAGGCATACCCTCGCTACGGCAGCGCGGACGGCTCGGCGCTCCCACCTGTGGAGCTGCGGCCGCACCTCTACTACTTGAACGGCATCGAGTGGGCGGGCAGCGCCATGGAGATGAGCGCCGTGGCCGCCAAGAACGTGGCCCTGCTGGCCTACCACCGCTGGAACGGACGCGGCCTCAAAGTGGACCGGAAGGACTTGCTGCGCGCCATCAAGACCGAACTCTGA
- the pcyox1l gene encoding prenylcysteine oxidase 1-like isoform X2, with amino-acid sequence MRRLPGVLGPLLPALVALSSAAAESAHVDGAPPSKIAVVGAGIGGSATAHFLRQHFGPEVQLDVYEKGEVGGRLATVTVNRNEYESGGSIIHALNLHMHDFVQQLGLKQRRGVSGKTAVFDGTSVIAEETDWYLLDLLRLWWRYGISFIRLQMWLEEIMEKFIRIYKYQAHGYAFSSVEELLESLGGSGFVNMTRRPLSDSLLELGVSQRFIDEVVAAVIRLNYGQNVSVPAFVGAVSLASSHSNLWAVEGGNKLVCEGLLKLANVNLKRARVTSVRPLHSGGTLRYELSQAGEAEERHSSAYDMVVVAAPLRVGGDDEGISFPDLAASVAPGEGEWQGTVATLVHGYLNTSLFGFPDARLFPYAGVLTTDAPALFFNSVAGVHPVNVPPGFRRKRAHEAAVYKVFSPDVLSKEQLKTLFRSYYSAQATEWQAYPRYGSADGSALPPVELRPHLYYLNGIEWAGSAMEMSAVAAKNVALLAYHRWNGRGLKVDRKDLLRAIKTEL; translated from the exons ATGCGGCGTCTGCCCGGTGTCCTCGGACCGTTGCTCCCCGCCCTGGTGGCCCTCTCGTCGGCTGCCGCTGAGTCCGCTCATGTGGATGGAGCTCCGCCCTCCAAAATAG CGGTGGTGGGCGCAGGCATCGGGGGCAGCGCCACGGCGCACTTCCTGCGGCAGCACTTCGGGCCGGAGGTGCAGCTGGACGTGTACGAAAAGGGCGAGGTGGGCGGCCGCTTGGCCACCGTCACCGTTAACCGGAATGAGTACGAGTCGGGCGGCTCCATCATACACGCGCTCAACCTGCACATGCACGACTTCGTCCAACAGCTCG gTCTGAAGCAGCGTCGCGGCGTGTCAGGCAAGACGGCGGTGTTCGACGGCACGTCGGTGATCGCGGAGGAGACGGACTGGTACCTGCTGGACCTCCTGCGCCTGTGGTGGCGCTATGGCATCAGTTTCATCCGCCTGCAGATGTGGTTGGAGGAGATCATGGAGAAGTTCATCAG GATCTACAAGTACCAGGCCCACGGTTACGCCTTCAGCTCGGTGGAGGAGCTGCTGGAGTCGCTGGGCGGGAGCGGCTTCGTCAACATGACGCGCAGGCCGCTCTCTGATTCGCTGCTGGAGCTGGGCGTGTCCCAGCGCTTCATCGATGAGGTGGTTGCGGCCGTCATCAGGCTCAACTACGGCCAGAACGTCAGCGTGCCCGCCTTTGTAG GCGCGGTGTCGCTGGCGAGCTCCCATTCCAACCTTTGGGCGGTGGAAGGCGGCAACAAGCTGGTTTGCGAGGGCTTGCTCAAGTTAGCCAACGTCAACCTCAAGCGCGCACGTGTCACCTCCGTGCGACCTCTCCATTCAG GCGGCACACTTCGGTATGAGCTAAGCCAGGCGGGCGAGGCAGAAGAGCGGCACTCGTCGGCGTATGACATGGTGGTGGTGGCGGCGCCGCTGCGAGTGGGCGGCGATGACGAGGGCATCTCCTTCCCGGACTTGGCGGCGTCCGTGGCGCCCGGCGAGGGCGAGTGGCAGGGCACGGTGGCCACGCTGGTGCACGGCTACCTCAACACGTCGCTCTTCGGTTTCCCGGATGCGCGGCTCTTCCCGTACGCCGGCGTGCTGACCACGGACGCGCCGGCGCTCTTCTTCAACAGCGTGGCCGGCGTTCATCCCGTCAATGTGCCGCCAGGCTTCCGCCGCAAGCGAGCACACGAAGCCGCCGTCTACAAGGTCTTCTCGCCAGACGTGCTCAGCAAAGAGCAGCTGAAGACGCTATTCAG ATCGTACTACTCGGCGCAGGCGACGGAGTGGCAGGCATACCCTCGCTACGGCAGCGCGGACGGCTCGGCGCTCCCACCTGTGGAGCTGCGGCCGCACCTCTACTACTTGAACGGCATCGAGTGGGCGGGCAGCGCCATGGAGATGAGCGCCGTGGCCGCCAAGAACGTGGCCCTGCTGGCCTACCACCGCTGGAACGGACGCGGCCTCAAAGTGGACCGGAAGGACTTGCTGCGCGCCATCAAGACCGAACTCTGA